From the genome of Podarcis muralis chromosome 3, rPodMur119.hap1.1, whole genome shotgun sequence:
TTCAGATTTTTGCAAATAACAATGGAAGAATCAACctaccaccaccgaaaaggcaaGATCCTTAATCAGCAACCAGTTGACACTTTAGTTGCAAGCTTACAAAATTTTTAGCATCAGCTGTATtaattttgtttcctttggaCATGCTATGCCAGAGATACGTTTCCCattcctgtttctttcatttctCTAGAAACTGATTTGCATCACTAGCATCTTCTAATCTCATAAAGTAATTTATTGGCCAGGGATCTGGCATGTGTCATTACAAGTCTGAGCAGACATTTCCAGTAAATACAGTTTTCGTTTTACACTTAAAAACAGATACTGAGATGACTCAAAACATGTGGTGATTTGCTTGCGAACTTTAAAAATTGGATTTCATGAAGTAGGAGCAGTTGTCTGTGTCTGAACAGCAGGGTTGAAAGTCTTTACCAATGAAAGGTCAACATTCCAACAGATACGGCTGGAATCATTCATCTTCTTTCACAGAATGCAAATGATCATTATGAGATAGGTCACCAGGCTTCTGTttaggaaacagggaaatgtgaaAAGTGCAAACAGGCATCAGAGGATATGGATTCTGCTTGGCCCTTACTGAAGAAACCTTGCAAGGGTGCTGTTTTAACACCAGGAATCAGCATTCAAGTGAAATGATAAAAGCAAAGTAATAACACTCTCAATATATACAAAAGAATCTCTTTACCCTTCATATAAAAGGAAATGGGATTGGGATTTAGCAAATATTGGGTTAACAATCATTGAAGTAGAATGGACATGGGCATTAGAAAACATTCCAAAAAATGCTTATTGGTGTGAACCTGAAAGACAATATTAAAATGGTACTTAATTCTACACAGCATTAGTAAAAAATTTGTCCAAAACATgcagctctacagttctctgattctatgcaTTGTCTTGGAGCTAAAATAGAATTAAGGCAGATTTAATGCAGATTTTATGgagttgtaaaaaaaataatgagggacgtgggtggcgctgtgggtaaaacctcagtgcctaggacttgctgatcgcatggtcggcggtttgagctcccgtctttcgatcccagcgcctgccaacctagcagtttgaaagcacccccgggtgcaagtagataaatagggaccgctcaccagcgggaaggtaaacggcattctgtgtgctgcgctggctcgccagatgcagcttgtcacgctggccacgtgacccggaagtgtctgcagacagcgctggctcccggcctatagagtgagatgagcacacaaccctagagtctggcaagactggcccgtacgttacctttacctttaaaaaaaataatggtgcatttctggacagaaGTACTGGATTGAAGCTTAAGTCTGATTCCTCAAGGTGCTAATTTACAAGGGAGTCTATGCATGCAGGACAGACTCCCCTCATCAGGCCATCCCATCACAATGCATTGATGACAGGAACAGTGGTGACAGAGAGGCAATGGTGGGGGACATTCTTACCCCAGCACAATGAACAATCATGTGAGGCAAGTATGTTTATGtatactttgttgtttagtcgtttattcgtgtccgactcttcgtgaccccatggaccagaagccTTTAGAACAACATGCCCTAGCAGGAATGAATGTTCCTGCTATTGCCCCATTAAAACTGGAGGAAGCATTCTTGCAGTTCCTCCTGTGGCTCCCAGATAACATCAGACCAGGCCATTAGTGAACTAGACCTGCAAAAATACTGGCCAGGATGGTGCCAAGGACGCGTGGCTTTAAGCCAATCTGTGCCATTTGCACTCAACCTTGGGTTTTAAATATGGACGGGAGACAGTGTGGTTACATTTCCAGATCACTTTTCTTGGGGCAGTTTGGAATCCTTCTCTTCATGCCGTCTCAGATAGAAGTCTGATTTCATCTTGTGTATCAGATTCTGTGGTGTAGCTGATAAACAACACCTCTCCTAAGTCATCAGGCCAATCAACTGATGAGAAAGGGGAGGGGTGATCTCTGTCTCCATTGTGGTGCTGAGATTTGGCAAAAAGGCCAAGACCTTCCTGCCCAACCCACCTGCATGGCGGGGATGAAAATCACTCTGGTTGTGCAGGTGTGCTCTACCCTTTTAGGCCATTTCTGCCAAATTAGGTTGAGGGTCTGGCTGGGGATCCACAGAAGAAAGCTTGGCAGACCAGATCAGACACATGAGCTGTCAACTGGTCATTGATAATGTAGTGCACTGAGGACCGGATCTGAACATGGGAAGCCATAGTGCAAATCTCACTCACAGGCAAGCTCACCAGATGACCTTGAGCATGTCACTGTCTTTGAGAAATATGCAAATGTTAAtttatacataaaggtaaaggtaaaggtacccctgcccatacgggccagtcgtgaccgactctagggttgcgtgctcatctcgctcaagaggccgggagccggcgctgtccaaagacacttccgggtcacgtggccagtgtaacgaagctgcatctggcgagccagcaccagcgctgcacacggaaacgccgtttaccttcccgctagaaagcggtacctatttatctacttgcacttaggggtgcttttgaactgctaggtgggcaggagctgggaccaaacgacaggagctcaccccgccacggggatttgaaccgccgacctttcaatcagcaagtcctaggctctgtagtttaacccacagcgccacccgcgtccctcaatttATACATACTTGTGCAAATTTAGTTATACTTGCTGTAATTTAAATAGGCTATAATGACTCTCCTTGTAGTTGGGAAGATTATACACAGCTAGCTGCAATTGGAACTTGCCAGAGGCTTGACACAGCTGACCCACATCTCCATGCAGCTTCACATCTGTGGAGGGGGGCCCTATTCCTTCTTGGCATACTATAAAGTGGAGGAGAAAGTAGAAGGGATAAAGTAGCCAGGGGAGCAGTACAGATTTGGAGggaagagatacagtggtaccttggttctcgaacttaatccgttccaggagtctgttcgactctcaaaatggtttgaaaaccaaggcactgcttccgattggctgcaggagcttcctgcactcaatcagaagctgcggaagccatgctggacgttcggcttccgaaaaacgttcacaaaccggaacacttacttctgggtttgtggcattcaggagccagtTTTCTCGGGAGCCAAgtcatttgagtaccaaggtaccactgtactttaaaagtgAAGCATGCAGAAAGTAGAAAACAACAGAAAACTTTTTCCGAGCCCAAAGAGCACACCTTCTAGGGACAGAAATTGAGGGGAGATAGAAATTACTTTATGCAGAAACCTCAGGGAGGGCTCTTTACTTAgagcacacacaccccgccccctgGTGAATGCCTGTGGGTACCAAGTCTGTTCTTTCTACAGCTTAACatgtattaaataataaaaaataagagcaGCCTCTTCCCTCCTAACAAGTCAAAAGAAACAGagacaggtagggatgggaacaGGTAGCTCACTTGCCATAGGGCCTTCCTGCCAAGGAGGAGAAGAATTAATCAAGGGAATTGGCACAGATAGCTTGTCAGTATCAATGGTGCTAAAGAGCAGAAAAGAGGTCCTGCTGGGGAATTTTCTTTATCGTTCTCCAAGTTCTCAACTACAGCATAAATAAAGAATCAGTGCTTTGTTGTAGCCAGATTTACAAGGGTACAAATCTGATGGCATTCAGTAAGGGGAAAACTCATTTCAGGTATAGATTGGAATATTTCTTAAAATAGCAAAAAATATAACATAGAGCAATATTTATGACTTTATTTAAATCCCAACATTTCCAACATGCCGATAAAAAAGAGATTTGTCTAGTCTTTAAATATATACCATCAAGCAACTGACCACAAACCACAGGATTCACATTTCAGCTTCCCTGACCTGAGCACACAAAACATTCCTTTGTGCATCCTGTGTAAATTATAGCAGGAAAACACAGTACATAATGCAGTCTCATAAATTCCGTATGAAAACTAATGCTAATACCTTATATAAGCTTTATACAGATCATTTGCAACATTTCCAGAAGTAaatactaaaaaaacaaaacccaccattTATTTAAAGAGCTTTTCCATTATCATCGAAAACACAGACTGAACAACTTAGCTATGCATTCTGGAGGAAATCTTATTCTCTTCTGAACAGCAACTGTATTGATCTCAGCAGGCAATGGAAGCAGAATTAAAGGCTCCGGGATTTTTCATTGCTGTGACATATTTCTAGGTACACTAATAATAACAGTAAGTACACTAATAATATCAGTGGCAGTATCATAGACAATAAGGTTAATCCAAGGCATGATTATTGCCAAATTGAAAACTTTGACAGTCTGCAAGCACTGGATTGCATTGAAACCAGCTCAGAATCTAACATTATGTGATTTGATGGCAACATCCCAATAAAAGCACCAAGACTCATCACAGGGAAAGCAGAAGCATGACTGACATATACTTCTCCTTTGCACAACTCTTTTATTTCATGCTTAGGAGGCTTATTGGAGGGATTGACTCAGGAATCCCCTCATCCTGGGGTTAACATTGACATTgttgcacacattttttttttaagctttagggcagtggttcccattccccacccccacccccatggacCACTTGGAAATTGTTGGGAATTATATTTCCCTGCCTGTTGTCGCAAATGTAATGTGCTGTACAATTTTTGATTGTGTTTtgattgtttcttttatttctgatATTGTATTTTACTCTATCGCattttgaattccatagaattcaatagAACTCAAATTGGAAGGGTTCTGCAGAGACACTCCACAgagcacctgaatgaagcttgcagaccacagtttgggaaccccttcTCTAGGAGATTTTTCTTATATCTACCCTGATGTTTAGCTttctgaattcagtgagacttactcctaagAAAGCATGTGAAGCTAGCAGCCTTAATCAGACAATGGTTCCAATTAGAAAGATATTAAAACATAAATCGAGGATCTTAGCCCACAGAAATATAATACGAATACTAAGCTATTtacatctatttttaaaaatcatgtaaaTCTTGTAATCACATGGCACTATGGCcaactgctggccacatgaaccggaaactgtacgccagctccctcagccaataaagcaagatgagcgccacaacccaagagtcggtcacgactggacctaatggtcaggggtccctttacctttatggccaaCTGATGAACAAGTGGTaggatttatttacttactttgtATATCAAAATGCCCAGAGGAAAATGCTttgacaaagaaaagaaaagaaaagaaaagaaaagaaaacctaaataaaaacagcagtttCATCACTGTGTTTAAGGTTAACTGGAGGATATTCACAAAGATAACTATTTTTACATTCTGTGTCTTCAGATATGATTCAATTTGTTAGACTAGATGAAGTCTGCATCTAAACTAAAGGCAATGGTTACAATGCAAATATAAACACACAGTGATGTTGCATACCATTGTGAATAATAGCGCAAGAGAGGCCTTTGTCGCCGAAAGAGACATGAGGGTTTCACTCCAGCAAATGCCTATCATAGAGGGACACAGAACTATCACTTGGGTCTCCGCACTGCAGGTCCTTGCAATGGTAGACTTCATAGGTGTCTTCATAGAGCCCACAGAAAATCATACAACTGAGATTCTTTCTATATACATACATCCCCAAGAATTGGAGTCAAGAGTCTGGGAAAGCCTTTATGATAGAGTCGTAAGCAGGAGGTGGTGTCTGTGTTGAGTTGGAGACACGAAGACTATTATTGGACCAGTGGAACTCGGGACGAGATAGGCTGTTGGTGGTGGTGCCAgtaagtgtggtggtggtggtggtggctggtACCAATGTAATCAGCTGACTCTCTGTTTCTACAGGAAGCGGGGGGCTCTGCAAGAAGGGATGAAACGTTGAGGCTCGGAAACTTGATTTCCTTGGGAAGGAGTTGGCCTGCTCCAAGGAAGCTTGCCTTTGGAAGGTCAGGCTGGCCAAGCTGAGGTTACTGCGGCGTTCACAGCTGCTGTTGCGATAAAATCCAGGCCTGCTGGCAGAAGATCCACGAGAAGCTCTGGGACGCCGGCTGGAGGATGAGGTGCTCCACTGGGAAATATGGGCACTGGCTCTGCGACTAGACAG
Proteins encoded in this window:
- the MYCT1 gene encoding myc target protein 1, which produces MQTEQSEGICKDVLFQVNFLIYTKCSTVDIFIILTILNTMDANNTSPDNLLPSNFWDHMIIAFSVSMVIGLVIGGVIWALLACLSSRRASAHISQWSTSSSSRRPRASRGSSASRPGFYRNSSCERRSNLSLASLTFQRQASLEQANSFPRKSSFRASTFHPFLQSPPLPVETESQLITLVPATTTTTTLTGTTTNSLSRPEFHWSNNSLRVSNSTQTPPPAYDSIIKAFPDS